Proteins found in one Lepisosteus oculatus isolate fLepOcu1 chromosome 22, fLepOcu1.hap2, whole genome shotgun sequence genomic segment:
- the crkl gene encoding crk-like protein, whose translation MSNARFDPSDRSSWYFGPVSRQEAQNRLQGQRHGMFLVRDSSTCPGDYVLSVSENSKVSHYIINSLPNKKFKIGDQEFEHLPALLEFYKIHYLDTTTLIEPAPRYPNPSVGTSPAPVGQPEENLEYVRTLYDFTGSDAEDLPFKKGEILVILEKPEEQWWSARNKEGRVGMIPVPYVEKLVRPSPHQHQFHGNRNSNSYGIPEPAHAYAQPQTPSPLPPTTPGAVINPLPSTQNGPVMAKAIQKRVPCAYDKTALALEVGDIVKVTRMNISGQWEGEVNGRRGLFPFTHVKIIDPQNPEENE comes from the exons ATGTCCAACGCGCGGTTCGACCCCTCGGACCGGTCCAGTTGGTATTTCGGGCCGGTGTCGCGGCAGGAGGCGCAGAACAGACTGCAGGGGCAGAGGCACGGCATGTTCCTGGTGCGGGACTCCTCGACGTGCCCGGGGGACTACGTGCTGTCGGTGTCCGAGAACTCCAAGGTGTCCCACTACATCATCAACTCGCTGCCCAACAAGAAGTTCAAGATCGGCGACCAGGAGTTCGAGCACCTGCCGGCCCTGCTGGAGTTTTACAAAATCCATTACCTGGACACCACGACGCTGATCGAGCCGGCTCCGAG ATACCCAAATCCGTCTGTTGGGACCAGTCCCGCGCCCGTGGGACAGCCCGAGGAGAATCTGGAGTATGTTCGGACTCTGTATGACTTCACCGGGAGCGATGCCGAGGACTTGCCCTTCAAGAAGGGGGAGATCTTGGTTATCTTGGAGAAACCCGAGGAGCAGTGGTGGAGCGCCAGGAACAAGGAGGGACGAGTGGGCATGATCCCTGTGCCTTACGTAGAGAAGCTGGTTAGACCATCGCCACATCAGCACCAGTTCCATGGCAACAGGAATTCAAACAGCTATGGCATCCCTGAGCCTGCCCACGCCTACGCCCAGCCTCAGAcaccctcccctctcccccctaCCACCCCAGGCGCAGTCATCAACCCCTTGCCCTCCACACAGAATGGACCTGTAATGGCTAAAGCCATCCAGAAACGTGTGCCTTGTGCTTATGACAAGACTGCCCTGGCACTAGAG GTCGGCGATATTGTAAAAGTGACAAGGATGAACATTAGTGGCCAGTGGGAAGGAGAGGTGAATGGTCGGAGAGGCCTGTTTCCTTTCACTCACGTCAAAATAATTGATCCCCAGAACCCAGAAGAAAACGAATGA